A window of the Deinococcus gobiensis I-0 genome harbors these coding sequences:
- a CDS encoding peptidase C39 family protein, which produces MRKIPLFSVLALGLAAGAPAGAKTMTFPASTTTIHERAADWAGAALSGAALRGDTLSLPPGVREGTVTGAPLTVPAFDELVPSWNSVTGAAGSVTVEVRAGLAGGGWTRWYSFGRWSAAEGRTSLNGQKDGAGQVLTDTLRLNRPSAQVQYRVTLRGEGTSLRLLALTTSDRARLAQGAGQASDRRAWGHTVNVPQRSQMIYPGGGEVWCSPTSVSMILANYGVDVPVPQAAGGMHDQAYDGTGNWPFNTAYAGERGMRAFVTRLPSLAAAERFTAAGVPLAVSLGWKKGELPGAAIPSSTGHLMVLVGFDAQGNPVLNDPAAPGNDTVRRPYPRAAFERLWLSHSGGLSYVIAPAGTLLP; this is translated from the coding sequence ATGCGGAAAATCCCCCTGTTCAGCGTGCTGGCCCTGGGCCTCGCGGCCGGTGCGCCCGCCGGAGCCAAGACCATGACCTTCCCTGCCAGCACCACCACCATCCACGAACGTGCCGCCGACTGGGCGGGCGCGGCCCTCAGCGGCGCGGCGCTGCGCGGCGACACCCTGAGCCTGCCGCCCGGCGTGCGCGAGGGCACCGTCACGGGCGCGCCCCTGACCGTTCCGGCCTTCGACGAACTCGTGCCCTCCTGGAACAGCGTGACGGGCGCGGCGGGCAGCGTGACGGTCGAGGTGCGCGCGGGCCTCGCGGGCGGCGGCTGGACCCGCTGGTACTCCTTCGGGCGCTGGAGCGCCGCCGAGGGCCGCACCAGCCTGAATGGCCAGAAGGACGGCGCCGGGCAGGTCCTGACCGATACCCTGCGGCTGAACCGTCCCTCGGCGCAGGTGCAGTACCGCGTCACCCTGCGCGGCGAGGGCACGTCGCTGCGGCTGCTGGCCCTGACCACCAGCGACCGCGCGCGTCTGGCGCAGGGCGCGGGGCAGGCCAGCGACCGCCGCGCCTGGGGCCACACCGTGAACGTGCCGCAGCGCTCGCAGATGATCTACCCGGGCGGCGGCGAGGTGTGGTGCAGCCCGACCAGCGTCAGCATGATCCTGGCGAACTACGGCGTAGATGTGCCGGTGCCGCAGGCGGCCGGGGGCATGCACGACCAGGCCTACGACGGCACGGGCAACTGGCCCTTCAACACGGCCTACGCGGGCGAGCGCGGGATGCGCGCCTTCGTGACGCGGCTGCCGAGCCTCGCCGCCGCCGAGCGCTTCACGGCCGCCGGGGTGCCGCTGGCCGTCAGCCTGGGCTGGAAGAAGGGCGAGCTGCCGGGCGCGGCGATTCCCAGCAGCACCGGGCACCTGATGGTCCTCGTCGGTTTCGACGCGCAGGGGAACCCGGTCCTGAACGACCCGGCGGCGCCCGGCAACGACACGGTACGCCGGCCCTATCCGCGCGCGGCCTTCGAGCGGCTGTGGCTCTCGCACAGCGGCGGCCTGAGCTACGTGATCGCGCCGGCCGGCACGCTCCTGCCGTAG
- a CDS encoding alpha/beta hydrolase → MAVSVQGQQVTFTPPAGAAGLVGDFTDWRKREPLPAAPGVPLSLTLPRGAWVEYAWVDAAGEPFADPDNPQKSLNPWWSYPRAAVVGEYARHPLWLRPEATRKGTAHRLTWEGEVFGGTRRAIVYTPHGHDPARPTPVYYVQDGVAFYRTGKLGEVMDRAAEAGLATGAVLVFVEPGDRNEEYYLNGRYLDFLRREVFARVEGEYVTPSARGLWGASLGGLISLYLGSRHPELFSRVVSHSGAFIARPGAQSPSGVIDTTTAGEWLLEQLTATPPTHLKTSLDTGTLEWLTGPNRRMAGLFADHFLPHQYREYPSGHNWVTWREALPEAFLYMQGS, encoded by the coding sequence ATGGCTGTTTCGGTGCAGGGACAACAGGTCACATTCACGCCCCCGGCGGGCGCGGCCGGGCTGGTGGGCGACTTTACCGACTGGCGCAAGCGCGAGCCCCTGCCCGCGGCGCCCGGCGTGCCCCTCAGCCTCACGCTGCCGCGCGGAGCCTGGGTCGAGTACGCCTGGGTGGACGCGGCGGGCGAGCCCTTCGCGGACCCCGACAACCCCCAGAAGTCCCTGAATCCCTGGTGGTCCTACCCGCGCGCGGCGGTGGTGGGTGAGTACGCCCGGCACCCGCTGTGGCTGCGGCCGGAAGCCACCCGCAAGGGCACGGCCCACCGCCTGACCTGGGAAGGCGAGGTCTTCGGGGGGACGCGGCGCGCCATCGTGTACACGCCGCACGGGCACGACCCCGCGCGCCCCACCCCGGTGTACTACGTGCAGGACGGTGTGGCCTTCTACCGCACCGGCAAGCTGGGCGAGGTGATGGACCGCGCCGCCGAGGCCGGGCTGGCGACGGGCGCCGTGCTGGTCTTCGTCGAGCCGGGCGACCGCAACGAGGAGTACTACCTCAACGGCCGCTACCTCGACTTCCTGCGCCGCGAGGTGTTCGCGCGGGTGGAGGGCGAGTACGTGACGCCCTCGGCGCGCGGGTTGTGGGGCGCGAGCCTGGGCGGGCTGATCTCGCTGTACCTGGGCAGCCGGCACCCCGAGCTGTTCTCGCGGGTGGTGAGCCACAGCGGCGCCTTCATCGCGCGGCCGGGAGCGCAGTCTCCCAGCGGGGTCATCGACACCACGACCGCCGGCGAGTGGCTGCTCGAACAGCTGACGGCCACCCCACCCACGCACCTGAAGACGAGTCTGGACACCGGCACGCTGGAGTGGCTCACCGGCCCGAACCGCCGCATGGCGGGCCTGTTCGCCGACCACTTTTTGCCGCACCAGTACCGCGAATACCCCAGTGGCCACAACTGGGTGACCTGGCGCGAGGCGCTGCCCGAGGCCTTCTTGTACATGCAGGGAAGCTGA
- a CDS encoding long-chain fatty acid--CoA ligase — translation MQGNMMHVPLTVPFILERARTIYAGREVVSLLAAGRDAQGQPIPHKHRTTYGAVADRALRLGAALGSLGLEPGDRVATLAVNSFRHLEAYLGVPSAGYVLHTVNIRLHPEQVAWILNDAGDRVLLVENAFAAMIPALKAACPQLEHVFVLGPTPQPVPGAQDYDSWIMGHEPLAAYPALDEDSAAAMCYTSGTTGNPKGVLYTHRSTVLHSLASAPKDALNVGEADTLLPVVPMFHVNAWGLPYTCAMYGAAQVFAGVFSDGRSLAGLMQDEGVTITAGVPTIWMGLLGELDRAAGEGTPYDLSRLESLIVGGSAAPEAMIRAFDERHNLTLRHAWGMTETHPLGTASTVPPGVDPRSDEGYTLRAKQGRPVPLVYLELVNEAGERLPHDGKTMGRLLARGPWVAGSYFGGSGQASFLTLDGEEWFDTGDIATLDERGYMHIQDRAKDLIKSGGEWISSVDLENAIMAHPAVAQCAVIAMDDPKWDERPLAVVVPRPGHSVTHEQLVEFLAPKFAKWWLPDATVLTDHLPIGATGKFLKRELREEYRGHRAQQTAERS, via the coding sequence ATGCAAGGCAACATGATGCACGTCCCCCTGACCGTCCCCTTCATCCTGGAACGCGCCCGGACCATCTACGCCGGGCGCGAGGTGGTCAGCCTGCTGGCGGCCGGGCGGGACGCGCAGGGCCAGCCCATTCCCCACAAGCACCGCACGACCTACGGCGCGGTGGCCGACCGGGCGCTGCGGCTGGGCGCGGCCCTGGGATCGCTGGGCCTGGAGCCGGGCGACCGGGTGGCGACCTTGGCGGTCAACTCTTTCCGGCATCTGGAGGCCTACCTGGGGGTGCCGTCGGCCGGCTACGTGCTGCACACGGTGAACATCCGCCTGCACCCCGAGCAGGTCGCCTGGATCCTGAACGACGCCGGCGACCGCGTGCTACTCGTCGAAAACGCCTTCGCCGCCATGATTCCGGCCCTGAAGGCCGCCTGTCCGCAGCTGGAGCACGTGTTCGTGCTGGGGCCGACGCCGCAGCCCGTACCCGGCGCGCAGGACTACGACAGCTGGATCATGGGCCACGAACCGCTGGCCGCCTACCCGGCACTGGACGAGGACAGCGCGGCGGCCATGTGCTACACCAGCGGCACGACCGGCAACCCCAAGGGCGTGCTGTACACCCACCGCTCGACGGTGCTGCACTCGCTGGCGAGCGCGCCCAAGGACGCCCTGAACGTGGGCGAAGCCGACACGCTGCTGCCGGTGGTGCCCATGTTCCACGTGAACGCCTGGGGGCTGCCCTACACCTGCGCGATGTACGGCGCGGCGCAGGTCTTCGCCGGGGTGTTCTCGGACGGCAGGTCGCTCGCCGGCCTCATGCAGGACGAGGGCGTGACCATCACCGCCGGCGTGCCGACCATCTGGATGGGCCTGCTGGGCGAACTCGACCGCGCCGCAGGCGAGGGGACGCCCTACGACCTGAGTCGGCTGGAGAGCCTGATCGTGGGGGGCAGCGCCGCGCCCGAGGCGATGATCCGCGCTTTCGACGAGCGACATAACCTGACCCTGCGCCACGCCTGGGGCATGACCGAGACCCACCCCCTGGGCACCGCGAGCACCGTGCCCCCCGGCGTGGACCCCCGCAGCGACGAGGGCTACACGCTGCGCGCCAAGCAGGGCCGCCCGGTGCCGCTGGTGTATCTGGAACTGGTGAACGAAGCGGGCGAGCGCCTGCCCCACGACGGCAAGACGATGGGCCGCCTGCTGGCACGCGGGCCCTGGGTGGCAGGCAGCTATTTCGGCGGCTCGGGGCAGGCCAGCTTCCTGACGCTGGACGGCGAGGAATGGTTCGACACCGGCGACATCGCCACGCTGGACGAGCGCGGGTACATGCACATCCAGGACCGGGCCAAGGACCTCATCAAGTCGGGCGGCGAGTGGATCAGCAGCGTGGACCTGGAAAACGCCATCATGGCCCACCCGGCCGTCGCGCAGTGCGCCGTGATCGCCATGGACGACCCCAAGTGGGACGAGCGCCCGCTGGCCGTGGTCGTGCCGCGCCCCGGCCACAGCGTGACCCACGAACAACTCGTGGAGTTCCTGGCACCGAAGTTCGCCAAGTGGTGGCTGCCCGACGCGACGGTCCTCACCGACCACCTGCCCATCGGCGCGACCGGCAAGTTCCTGAAGCGCGAGCTGCGCGAGGAATACCGGGGTCACCGCGCCCAGCAGACCGCCGAGCGGTCCTGA
- a CDS encoding MDR family MFS transporter: protein MTAAAQAPARVFSAQEKTITLVGLMVVFLLSALDQTIVSTAMPRIIEQLQGLEYYTWVTTAYLLASTVMVPIYGKLSDLYGRKPILVLGIVLFLLGSVLCGMSGEPFLGNLFGGGMLQLIVFRALQGLGGAALFTSAFAIIADMFAPAERAKFGGLFGAVFGLSSVLGPIIGGFLTDHGSVSLLGYFVEGWRWVFYVNLPLGAVALFMIIAKMPSLSHRASGRIDFLGALLIVLTTIPLLLALTWGGVTYPWDSARVLGLFAVSAVSLVLFILAERRNPDAILPLGLFRNATFTFGNLASFVINMAFIGIVMFLPLFMQTVQGVSATNSGLAMLPLMAGLILSSITAGNLVSRTGNYKPFLLGGTAVLIAGVFLLAQITVDTSRLDLGWRMFIVGLGLGPSMSLFNIAIQNAVSPSLIGVATSSSQFFRQIGSTIGAAIFGTLLLNNLQSELPRYLPDVPGMENAAKNINLGEMRASSGGSDTDKQIRAAVDAQYAQIEKAFGGDAAATQALLQNPQIPADLKATLKSGGVAAQVRAQLSAQADAVAGALNRGEAGRQALLASGTTPAALKTQLRALPAAALATPAAAQATAAQVRQGLLASAPQVAAQATTQALAQVRRTLDTQAKQLAAQVGSGMKQGFTAAVRHMIATSIWIILVGLILTAFLPVVPLRQQPQGEDRAAAVPMH from the coding sequence ATGACCGCCGCCGCCCAAGCGCCCGCCCGCGTCTTCAGCGCGCAGGAAAAGACCATCACGCTCGTCGGGCTGATGGTCGTGTTCCTGCTCTCGGCGCTCGACCAGACCATCGTCAGCACGGCGATGCCGCGCATCATCGAGCAGCTTCAGGGCCTGGAGTACTACACCTGGGTCACGACCGCCTACCTGCTCGCCAGCACCGTCATGGTGCCCATCTACGGCAAACTCTCGGACCTGTACGGCCGCAAACCCATCCTGGTGCTGGGCATCGTGCTGTTCCTGCTGGGCTCGGTACTGTGCGGCATGAGCGGCGAGCCGTTCCTGGGCAACCTCTTCGGCGGCGGCATGTTGCAGCTCATCGTGTTCCGGGCCTTGCAGGGCCTGGGCGGCGCGGCCCTGTTCACGAGCGCCTTCGCCATCATCGCCGACATGTTCGCGCCGGCCGAGCGCGCCAAGTTCGGCGGCCTGTTCGGGGCCGTGTTCGGGCTGTCCAGCGTGCTGGGGCCGATCATCGGAGGCTTCCTGACCGACCACGGCAGCGTGTCGCTGCTGGGCTATTTCGTCGAGGGCTGGCGCTGGGTCTTCTATGTCAACCTGCCGCTGGGGGCTGTCGCCCTGTTCATGATCATCGCCAAGATGCCCAGCCTGTCGCACCGCGCCTCGGGGAGGATTGACTTCCTGGGCGCGCTGCTCATCGTCCTGACGACCATCCCGCTGCTGCTGGCCCTGACCTGGGGTGGCGTGACCTACCCCTGGGACAGCGCGCGCGTGCTGGGCCTGTTCGCCGTGAGCGCGGTGAGCCTCGTGCTGTTCATCCTGGCCGAGCGCCGCAATCCCGACGCCATCTTGCCGCTGGGACTGTTCCGCAACGCCACCTTCACCTTCGGCAACCTCGCGAGCTTCGTCATCAACATGGCCTTCATCGGCATCGTGATGTTCCTGCCGCTGTTCATGCAGACCGTGCAGGGCGTCTCGGCGACCAACTCGGGGCTCGCCATGCTGCCGCTGATGGCCGGCCTGATCCTGTCGAGCATCACCGCCGGCAATCTCGTGAGCCGCACCGGCAACTACAAACCCTTCCTGCTGGGCGGCACGGCCGTCCTCATCGCGGGCGTGTTCCTGCTCGCGCAGATCACGGTGGACACCAGCCGCCTCGACCTGGGCTGGCGGATGTTCATCGTGGGTCTGGGCCTGGGCCCCTCGATGAGCCTGTTCAATATCGCCATCCAGAACGCCGTCTCGCCGAGCCTGATCGGCGTGGCGACCAGCAGCAGCCAGTTTTTCCGCCAGATCGGCAGCACCATCGGCGCGGCGATCTTCGGCACCCTGCTCCTGAACAACCTCCAGAGCGAGCTGCCCCGCTACCTGCCCGACGTGCCGGGCATGGAAAACGCCGCCAAGAACATCAACCTCGGCGAGATGCGGGCCAGCAGCGGCGGCAGCGACACCGACAAGCAGATCCGGGCGGCCGTGGACGCCCAGTACGCCCAGATCGAGAAGGCCTTCGGCGGCGACGCGGCGGCCACGCAGGCCCTGCTGCAAAACCCGCAGATTCCGGCGGACCTCAAGGCCACCCTCAAGAGCGGCGGCGTGGCGGCGCAGGTCCGCGCCCAGCTGAGCGCGCAGGCCGACGCGGTGGCCGGAGCCCTGAACCGGGGCGAGGCGGGCCGTCAGGCGCTGCTGGCCTCCGGCACCACCCCCGCCGCCCTCAAGACGCAGCTGCGCGCCCTGCCCGCCGCCGCCCTCGCCACCCCCGCCGCCGCGCAGGCGACCGCTGCCCAGGTCCGTCAGGGCCTCCTGGCGAGCGCGCCCCAGGTCGCGGCGCAGGCGACCACCCAGGCGCTCGCGCAGGTGCGCCGGACGCTGGACACGCAGGCCAAGCAGCTCGCCGCGCAGGTGGGCAGCGGCATGAAACAGGGCTTCACGGCGGCCGTGCGCCACATGATCGCCACGAGCATCTGGATCATCCTGGTCGGCCTGATCCTGACCGCCTTCCTGCCGGTGGTGCCCCTGCGCCAGCAGCCGCAGGGCGAGGACCGCGCCGCCGCCGTGCCCATGCACTGA
- a CDS encoding MarR family winged helix-turn-helix transcriptional regulator has translation MAISPPPPHETEETSRFLQAMWQFNRALGQELQPLLQDAHDTDPRSFMLLKTIESGLTYPKVIAQELKLPPTLLSRYLDDLSKRGLLERHIDEQDSRRTRLSLTPAGEALLQATQCTVHTHVARRLARLRPEQLRALNDALHALNSGEEQA, from the coding sequence ATGGCGATTTCTCCACCCCCCCCTCACGAGACGGAAGAGACCAGCCGGTTTCTCCAGGCGATGTGGCAGTTCAACCGCGCGTTGGGCCAGGAACTCCAGCCCCTGCTGCAAGACGCGCACGACACCGATCCGCGCAGTTTCATGCTGCTCAAGACCATCGAGAGCGGCCTGACCTACCCCAAGGTGATCGCGCAGGAACTCAAGCTGCCGCCCACCCTGCTGAGCCGTTACCTCGACGACCTGAGCAAGCGCGGGCTGCTGGAGCGGCACATCGACGAGCAGGACTCGCGGCGCACCCGCCTGAGCCTGACCCCGGCGGGCGAGGCGCTGCTGCAGGCCACACAGTGCACCGTCCATACCCACGTGGCGCGGCGACTCGCGCGGCTGCGGCCCGAGCAACTGCGCGCCCTGAACGACGCCCTGCACGCCCTGAACAGCGGCGAGGAACAGGCATGA
- a CDS encoding Zn-finger containing protein yields the protein MPFPATCPHCRREQPVEFADSLIHDLKCPHCGGRFCLFVRKHKFEVLFDLGTQALLGGYAREAVASFAAALERFFEFYVRAATLERAATRGQEFGEAEALLDRTWRHVASQSERQIGMFALAYLLREGREPEFLGSQALGADFRNRVIHRGYLPPRAEVEAYAARVFALIDRLLGELGEGAGHAELAQERAFAAHLATLPDAVVAVFEEHPGMFRARRFGGAGLEGLGAGKSARRPAAPPLTPTRLNDAQAFGQALRERAPLLDRLKSR from the coding sequence GTGCCCTTTCCCGCCACCTGTCCGCACTGCCGCCGCGAGCAGCCGGTCGAGTTCGCCGACAGCCTGATCCACGACCTGAAGTGCCCCCACTGCGGGGGCCGGTTCTGCCTGTTCGTGCGCAAGCACAAGTTCGAGGTGCTGTTCGACCTGGGCACCCAGGCGCTGCTGGGCGGCTACGCCCGCGAGGCGGTGGCGAGCTTCGCGGCGGCGCTGGAGCGCTTCTTCGAGTTCTACGTGCGCGCCGCCACGCTGGAACGCGCCGCCACCCGTGGCCAGGAGTTCGGGGAGGCCGAGGCGCTTCTCGACCGCACCTGGCGGCACGTCGCCAGCCAGTCCGAGCGCCAGATCGGCATGTTCGCGCTGGCCTACCTGCTGCGTGAGGGCCGCGAGCCGGAGTTCCTGGGCAGTCAGGCCCTGGGGGCCGACTTCCGCAACCGGGTGATCCACCGGGGCTACCTGCCGCCGCGCGCCGAGGTCGAGGCCTACGCCGCGCGCGTCTTCGCCCTCATCGACCGGCTGCTGGGCGAGCTGGGCGAGGGGGCCGGGCACGCCGAGCTGGCGCAGGAGCGGGCCTTCGCCGCGCATCTGGCGACCCTGCCCGACGCGGTGGTGGCCGTGTTCGAGGAGCATCCGGGCATGTTCCGGGCGCGGCGCTTCGGGGGAGCGGGCCTGGAAGGCCTGGGGGCGGGCAAGTCGGCGCGGCGACCGGCAGCCCCGCCCCTGACCCCCACCCGGCTCAACGACGCGCAGGCTTTCGGACAGGCGCTGCGCGAGCGCGCCCCCCTTCTCGACCGGCTCAAGAGCCGCTGA
- a CDS encoding nucleotidyltransferase family protein: MTSFLTPLLAELMAEEGVRAVFLTGSHARGEADAWSDLDLSVLVTEDRFARDTVSYREGRLVSVERRTVAERGRAFTEPEAALWNLEALRTARALHDPDGVFAAIQARARAFAWTEVEDQAHRHAGQLVAGMAEEVHKVVGGLHAGDGSKVGYAAAGLTFALGTAALLSTGTLVPTENRYLALAQGAWADPAWRGAYGTLAGLTDAAWPERGRAGLRAYGRAVALARWPDQALQTLAQEAASKAAAFLSA; the protein is encoded by the coding sequence ATGACCTCTTTTCTCACGCCCCTCTTGGCCGAGCTGATGGCCGAGGAGGGCGTGCGGGCGGTCTTTCTCACAGGGAGTCACGCCCGGGGAGAAGCCGACGCCTGGAGCGACCTCGACCTCTCGGTGCTGGTGACGGAAGACCGCTTCGCGCGCGACACCGTGAGCTACCGGGAAGGCCGACTGGTCAGCGTGGAGCGCCGCACCGTCGCCGAGCGCGGGCGGGCCTTTACGGAGCCGGAGGCGGCGCTGTGGAACCTGGAGGCCCTGCGCACGGCCCGTGCGCTGCACGACCCGGACGGGGTTTTCGCGGCCATCCAGGCGCGGGCACGGGCCTTCGCCTGGACCGAGGTGGAGGACCAGGCCCACCGGCACGCGGGCCAGCTCGTCGCCGGAATGGCCGAGGAGGTCCACAAGGTAGTGGGCGGCCTTCACGCGGGCGACGGCAGCAAGGTGGGGTATGCCGCCGCCGGGCTGACCTTCGCCCTGGGTACGGCGGCGCTGCTGAGCACCGGCACCCTCGTCCCGACCGAGAACCGGTATCTGGCGCTGGCGCAGGGGGCCTGGGCCGACCCGGCGTGGCGCGGGGCCTACGGCACCCTGGCGGGCCTGACGGACGCGGCGTGGCCCGAGCGGGGGCGCGCGGGGCTGCGGGCCTACGGGCGGGCGGTGGCCCTGGCGCGCTGGCCGGACCAGGCCCTTCAGACCCTGGCGCAGGAAGCGGCCAGCAAAGCGGCGGCCTTCCTGTCGGCCTAG
- a CDS encoding adenine deaminase: MTEASDRRRVVRAARGEEAGDLLVRGAQVVQPATGEIYGADVLVAGGRVAAVGQLGGAQAARTVEARGAFLAPGFIDGHVHIESSLLTPAGFAGAVLRRGTTTVVAEPHEVVNVLGGRGLDWMLEAGRTSGLRVYGSVPSCVPASEFERGGAVLGAAEVAELLRRPGVLGLAEMMNYPGVLGGDAAVWDILAAGRASGLRLDGHASGVTGRDLLAYAAAGLHSDHEATTPQEARERLRAGLWLMVREGSAARNLQALLPVLREKPRRAMLVSDDVSVDELLDLGHLDRLMRACVAGGLHPADAVALVTCNPAEYWGLHDHGLVAPGYHADFVLLDNLRDFGVLETFVGGAEARPGTATPPLPGGGVDLGAGWDAARFGVPAHWPVMEVSPDQITTGVGAPGSGDARLVVADRYGRGEWATCWTSGTGLTGGTLALSVLHDAHQAAFLGGSDEDIRAAGRALTALGGGAVVVSGGEVLAQLPLPYAGLMTDLPPQEAAARLGEITAAARSLGCRLPYPVTTLSFLGLSVIPALKLTPRGLLDVTAWRLLDGDAPGRPAQPGGQSSGAPSSVGAPGGSD, from the coding sequence ATGACCGAGGCTTCTGACCGGCGACGGGTGGTGCGCGCAGCGCGCGGAGAGGAAGCGGGTGACCTGCTGGTGCGCGGCGCACAGGTGGTTCAGCCCGCGACCGGAGAAATTTACGGGGCCGACGTGCTCGTGGCCGGGGGCCGCGTGGCGGCGGTGGGGCAGCTCGGCGGCGCGCAGGCGGCCCGCACCGTGGAGGCGCGCGGGGCCTTCCTCGCGCCGGGCTTCATCGACGGGCACGTGCATATCGAGTCCAGCCTGCTGACCCCGGCGGGCTTCGCGGGCGCGGTGCTGCGCCGGGGCACGACCACCGTGGTCGCCGAGCCGCACGAGGTCGTGAACGTGCTGGGGGGCCGGGGCCTGGACTGGATGCTGGAAGCCGGGCGGACCTCGGGCCTGCGGGTCTACGGCTCGGTGCCGTCGTGCGTGCCCGCCAGCGAGTTCGAGCGGGGCGGAGCCGTGCTGGGCGCCGCCGAGGTGGCCGAGCTGCTGCGGCGCCCCGGCGTGCTGGGCCTGGCCGAGATGATGAACTACCCCGGCGTGCTGGGCGGCGACGCGGCCGTGTGGGACATCCTGGCGGCGGGCCGGGCCTCGGGGCTGCGCCTGGACGGCCACGCCTCGGGGGTCACGGGGCGCGACCTGCTGGCCTACGCGGCGGCGGGGCTGCACTCGGACCACGAGGCGACCACGCCGCAGGAGGCCCGCGAGCGCCTGCGCGCCGGCCTGTGGCTGATGGTGCGCGAGGGCTCGGCGGCGCGCAACCTCCAGGCCCTGCTGCCGGTGCTGCGCGAGAAACCCCGGCGCGCGATGCTCGTGAGCGACGACGTGAGCGTGGACGAACTGCTGGACCTCGGGCACCTCGACCGGCTGATGCGCGCCTGCGTGGCGGGCGGCCTGCACCCGGCCGACGCGGTAGCCCTGGTGACCTGCAACCCCGCCGAGTACTGGGGCCTGCACGACCACGGCCTCGTGGCGCCGGGCTACCACGCCGACTTCGTGCTGCTGGACAACCTGCGCGACTTCGGGGTGCTGGAGACCTTCGTGGGCGGCGCCGAGGCCCGGCCCGGCACCGCCACCCCTCCCCTGCCCGGCGGCGGCGTGGACCTGGGGGCGGGCTGGGACGCGGCGCGCTTCGGGGTGCCCGCCCACTGGCCGGTGATGGAGGTGAGCCCCGACCAGATCACGACCGGGGTGGGCGCGCCCGGCAGCGGCGACGCGCGGCTGGTCGTGGCCGACCGCTACGGGCGCGGCGAGTGGGCGACCTGCTGGACCTCGGGCACCGGCCTCACCGGCGGCACCCTGGCCCTGAGCGTGCTGCACGACGCGCACCAGGCGGCCTTCCTGGGCGGCAGTGACGAGGACATCCGCGCGGCGGGCCGGGCGCTGACGGCGCTGGGCGGCGGGGCGGTGGTGGTTTCGGGCGGCGAGGTCCTCGCGCAACTCCCGCTGCCCTACGCGGGCCTGATGACCGACCTGCCCCCGCAGGAAGCCGCCGCGCGTCTGGGCGAGATCACGGCGGCGGCGCGCTCGCTCGGCTGCCGCCTGCCCTACCCCGTGACCACCCTGAGCTTCCTGGGGCTGAGCGTGATCCCGGCCCTGAAGCTCACGCCGCGCGGCCTGCTGGACGTCACCGCGTGGCGGCTGCTGGACGGCGACGCCCCCGGCCGGCCCGCCCAGCCCGGAGGCCAGTCCAGTGGAGCGCCGTCCAGCGTGGGCGCGCCGGGTGGGTCAGACTAG